Proteins from one Camelina sativa cultivar DH55 chromosome 8, Cs, whole genome shotgun sequence genomic window:
- the LOC104707601 gene encoding LOW QUALITY PROTEIN: putative cysteine-rich receptor-like protein kinase 39 (The sequence of the model RefSeq protein was modified relative to this genomic sequence to represent the inferred CDS: deleted 2 bases in 1 codon): MGNQPALMFFLASSLLLVLQKLEVVNAVGCTGSLFNSNSSYAQNRRDLFSTLANKVATNGGFYNASLGKSPNRVHAVGLCGRGYEQQACISCVESAVQILTTTSCPNRMDSFTWDKDGEDNVSCLVSTSNHSTFGNLELRPPVRYQSPDSIEPWKNMTLFEQQWNAMANRTLEAAAEAETSSVLKYYSAEKAEFTEFPNVYMLMQCTPDITSQDCKTCLGQCVTLFKEQVWGRKGGEVYRPSCFFRWDLYAFHGAFDNVTRVPAPPRPQAPEKESSITEKKGRSIGYRVIIVIFVLLTFINILVFIGFIKVYARKKKLYNIITNVGSAEYSDSDGQFVLRFDLGMIIMATNDFSSDNTLGQGGFGTVYKGTLLNGQEIAVKRLTKGSGQGDIEFKNEVSLLTRLQHRNLVKLLGFCNEGDEEILVYEFVPNASLDHFIFDEEKRSLLTWEMRCRIIEGIARGLLYLHEDSQLKIIHRDLKLSNILLDAEMNPKVADFGTARLFDTDETRAETKRIAGTRGYMAPEYLNHGQMSAKSDVYSFGVMLLEMISGERNKSFEGEGLAAFAWKRWVEGKPEIIIDPFLIEHPRNEIIKLIQIGLLCVQENAAKRPTMSSVIIWLGSETIIIPLPNAPIFTRSHSQSENGTMSMSSDVFTELSCR, translated from the exons atggggAATCAACCTGCTTTGATGTTCTTTCTtgcgtcttctcttcttcttgtccttCAAAAGCTCGAAGTTGTTAACGCCGTGGGATGTACTGGAAGCTTATTCAACAGTAACAGCAGCTACGCTCAGAATCGCCGCGATCTCTTCTCTACTCTTGCAAATAAAGTCGCCACCAACGGTGGATTCTACAACGCTTCACTCGGCAAAAGTCCCAACAGAGTTCACGCTGTTGGTCTATGCGGAAGAGGCTACGAGCAACAAGCATGTATCAGTTGTGTTGAAAGTGCCGTTCAG ATACTTACGACAACGAGTTGTCCAAACCGCATGGATTCATTCACGTGGGACAAAGACGGTGAAGACAATGTTTCTTGTCTTGTAAGTACCTCAAACCACTCAACTTTTGGTAACCTCGAGCTTAGACCTCCTGTTAGATACCAAAGTCCAGATAGTATCGAGCCATGGAAAAACATGACTCTTTTCGAGCAACAATGGAATGCAATGGCTAACCGGACCCTGGAGGCTGCCGCGGAAGCTGAAACTTCCTCGGTACTTAAATACTATAGTGCCGAGAAAGCCGAGTTCACAGAGTTTCCAAATGTTTACATGCTGATGCAGTGCACACCCGACATAACTTCCCAAGATTGCAAGACATGTTTGGGACAATGCGTGACGCTTTTTAAAGAACAGGTTTGGGGAAGAAAAGGAGGTGAGGTTTATCGTCCAAGCTGTTTTTTCAGGTGGGATCTATATGCTTTCCATGGTGCTTTTGATAATGTAACAAGAGTTCCTGCGCCTCCTCGACCTCAGGCTCCGGAGAAGGAGAGCTCTATAACAGAAAAGAAAG GAAGAAGCATTGGGTATCGTGTAATAATCGTAATATTTGTGCTTCTTACTTTCATTAATATTTTGGTGTTTATTGGATTCATCAAAGTCTATGCACGgaagaaaaaattatacaacATCATAACCAATG ttgGTAGTGCAGAGTACTCTGATTCTGATGGTCAGTTTGTGTTACGGTTTGATCTTGGTATGATCATTATGGCAACCAATGACTTCTCTTCTGATAATACGCTAGGCCAAGGTGGATTTGGTACTGTCTATAAG GGGACATTGTTAAACGGGCAAGAGATAGCGGTAAAGAGATTAACAAAAGGTTCAGGACAAGGAGATATAGAGTTTAAGAATGAAGTTTCATTACTGACAAGACTCCAACATAGGAATCTGGTTAAGCTTCTAGGGTTCTGTAACGAAGGAGATGAAGAGATTCTTGTCTACGAGTTTGTCCCCAACGCAAGTCTTGACCACTTTATCTTCG ATGAAGAGAAGCGTTCACTTCTTACATGGGAGATGAGATGCAGAATTATAGAAGGCATTGCTCGAGGTCTTCTTTATCTTCATGAGGATTCTCAGCTAAAGATTATTCACAGAGACTTGAAGTTGAGTAACATCCTCTTAGACGCAGAGATGAACCCCAAAGTTGCAGATTTTGGGACAGCTAGGTTGTTCGATACAGATGAGACTCGAGCTGAAACTAAACGAATAGCTGGAACTCG CGGATATATGGCTCCTGAGTACCTGAATCATGGGCAAATGTCAGCTAAATCTGACGTTTATAGCTTTGGTGTCATGCTTCTAGAGATGATAAGTGGTGAAAGAAACAAGAGCTTTGAAGGAGAAGGACTTGCTGCTTTT GCATGGAAGAGATGGGTTGAAGGAAAGCCTGAGATTATAATTGATCCTTTCTTGATAGAGCATCCAAGAAACGAGATCATCAAGTTGATCCAGATTGGTTTGTTGTGTGTTCAAGAGAATGCAGCAAAGAGACCAACCATGAGCTCTGTGATAATTTGGCTTGGCAGTGAAACTATCATCATTCCATTACCTAATGCTCCTATTTTCACTAGAAGTCATTCCCAATCTGAAAATGGTACAATGTCAATGAGCAGCGATGTCTTCACAGAGTTGAGTTGTCGTTGA